Sequence from the Helianthus annuus cultivar XRQ/B chromosome 13, HanXRQr2.0-SUNRISE, whole genome shotgun sequence genome:
ACCTAACCAATTGGATCGAGAACCATCTACATAACCAGTCTGAGTACGCTTGAACGCCTTCGATTGAGTTGGCCGATTATGGGTAGAACAGGCTGAAGCAAATCGGTGGTTGAACAAACTTTTTAAATGTAATTTGTTTCCTTTTTTAAAAATATTCTCATTAACTACCTCAGACTACATATTTTGTTTATTAACAATGCAAATCCACACCAAAAAAGTTAAAGTTTATGTGACTCTGTCTAGTCGTATCATTTGTAGGAAATGGATTTGGAATTCGGATTAACTCCTTCCAAAAAACGTATTTGGTTGGCCAACTAAAAAATTGTAACTGAAGTCACTTGTTGGAATTTAACTTTCGTTGTTATTAGCCATGCAATTTGAACATTCCATTGGAAAGTTTAAATGACAATTATATAAATACAAAGTTGGTTTATACCGCATACTCGAACCTAATAAGTGAATCTAAAATACTCATGTTAATTTATTAAACAACTTAAACTCGTTTAATTTCAACTTAATTCAAGCTTTTATGAGCCAACTGTAGCTCACGAACAACGCAACTTATATACGCCTCTATTTTTACAAAATTAAACCATAAGGACTGAATTGTAACTTAAAAAACAAACACAAGTTATATATGCTTCTATTTTTGGAAAATTAAACCATAATGTTAGgctgagtttctttttgattgtgtttttgtttaagaataaagaagatgaacaagtaatgcagcggaattaaaatggaaataaacttgcacacaatcaaacagaagaaatgctttcaacacacaAATTTAACATTGAACTGAATacttgaatttatttcaaacttcaattACAATATGCATGCATCtataacaaactccccctcagcctaagCTCACAGTATTTGTTCATACATGAAGACAagtggtgaaagagctaatagaacagtacagggtactgttctcctgtactgttctatttataggcaagagcaaaccactgaagcatcttggctgacgtcaccatgaaagtgacatctaactaCCTAACAACCTGTAACTATTGATCTAATACAAGCACTGTTTAGCTAACTACTGATTACAATCCATTACAAAAGGAAAGACTAAACTACTGCTTtctccttccactgttgtgactccagcagtactttgtttcttcagcagtgcttgacccataACAGTAAATTGATCATTagggctttagtcttcatcaCTCTTTATACTTGATCAGTTATTTGTAGAAAAGCAGTTGTATATGGACAATGGATACATGCCATCAGTTGTTAGaaacactttcaaggggaaagttgGAATACAGTAGTGCTTAtgctggatccactgctctgatctagttttggctttaatcaactgttcctttggtagggttcaatcccaacaatctccccctggaacagatgatgccaaaactcttcattattgtggaacTTTATtacctcatcaacagttcccttatttgtcCTTTAAGTTGTAACTCAAAGTCCAGGGCATCTGTATCAttctcatccctgcacagtgtaagatcaaggagatcttgcagatcttcaacacccaggcccaatgcttgttcccttgatattttttCACTTCACCAATGGATTtgatcagagtcaatacgtgggtttgtttatcagttttccactttagtatttttaacatgtccgagtactccccgagtcctcttcgcctaggccgagtactctcaactccccagtCGACCGACTAGgaagcgcctagcgacttttacaaccatggatGTAGGGagtgtgaaaataagatttaaGCAGAGTGGGAATAGTGGGAGCCTTTATTAATCCCCTGAACTATTTATATCATTAAAGATAAAATATAATCCAATCACTTTGTTCAATGTTGCTAAACAATGTTTGGCTTTTGATCGCAGATATGCTGTAAGTACAGTTATTTTCGCGCTGAATTTGGTTGCTATTATCGCGCTAGCAGGTGCGTTTTTCACCTCCTTAAGTCTAGTTCAACTTCCAAAACAATGTTTATAAGTAAACATAATTCTTTACGGTATGCAGTTGTTGGGGTCATGAAAAAAAAGGCGAATTCTTCACATGTAAGTCCATCAAGTGACTCATTTTTTTAACTATGAATGATAACAATAAAGAAATGCTTAATGACCGATTTCTTATTGTAACGCTTGCAGATTAATCGTGTTGTGTTGGTTAATCACTGTCCTATGTTGGGTGTTCTTTGGGGCGTACTTCTTTTTATCACGGTATGTTTATAAATTTTAATGCCCTTTCACTTGGTACAAACTATATATGTGAATATGATTAACTTAtaaatgttatatattatttaaaattatatagaTTTGCGGGTGATACATGCACAGCACTTGAGGGATTCCAACAAGATCCTTACAACAACAGCTTGAGCTCAATCCTTCCTTGTGACGAACTGCTTTTAGCCGAATCAGTCCTTAACGATGTCAGCGCAGGAGTTTACAAACTAGTCAATGAGGTAACATACGTTGAAAGGGCTCATTTGAGTATTGGCCGGGTTGACCCTCAAACATTTTTTTGGTCCTTTTTATATAAATGGATAATGACCACCTATGACCTAAACTAAACTGTATATCGCTAAACCCTGAACCCTAAAGCTGTTAAGCTAAACAATTGTTGGAAATATTGTAGGTGAATGCAAACATATCGCGAATGCAACAAGATTCGTCATTTGGAGTATGCAATCCGTTCTCCGGGCAACCAGAGTACAACTACCAGCCGAACAATTGCTCAGAGAACGATATTCGTATAGGCGACATCCCTGAGGTACATTTTACACGCACTAGTTAGTTGTAGTTGTCTTTTAACAAGTGATAAATTCACGTAATAGTAACAAAGTTTTAATATTGTTCGAATAAAGTCGCCCATGCCTTTTTCTAACTATAAAAAGTTAAAACCACTCAAGTCACAATATTGTTAATTTTATTGTTATAAATTTTTTTTGCCAAACTTGAAAAGGATAATTTATGCCACTTAATTTTAACATTTATAAAAGATTTCTTAATGGAATAATATAATGATTTGGGTGGTTTTATAAAAGACTTTTTTTACACTTGCTTTTTTTTTCCTCTTTTCTACAAACTTTTACTTTGTTGACAttttaaattttcttttcttGAAGCTATTGAGGCTGATTACTTGTGTGGATCCTGTGGATGGAGTTTGCAATGGAGGGATTCCGATATCAGGAAACATGGAGTTTGCAATGGAGGGATTCCGATATCAGGAAACGACTTTAGAACCGCGATCGCATACACAAGTTCAATACAAGTTCTTCTAAATTCCTACCCAGGAATGGAAAGCCTCCTTCACTGTCAAACAGTGAAGGACGCATTTGCGGAAATCCTTGAAAACCACTGCAATCCAGTAAAAAGAGAAGTAAAAATCGTGTGGGCGGGACTAGTGTTCCTGTCGATCGTGATGGTGTTTTTGGTTCTTACATGGATCGTGGAAGCGTACCATGCACGCAACCATCGGTTTTCGGATGGTTCGGTTAAGCCTCATCATGTAGATGATCATGTGATTGAACTTGGAAGACCAGAAGAAGGAGGAAAAGATGGAGTAAATAGCAATTAATAGATGATTTGAGGGTGGTTAACTTGTTATGCATCCTTGAAAGCTATGTATGTTAGCTAATCAAGAGATGATGAGAGAAAAGATATAGAAAAGAAAGATGGTTTGATAAAAATTAGTTAGAGAGGCAATATGGGGACAAACCCCACAAAAATCTTGTATATTGAGGTGTTCCAACTTCCAAGCATTTATTTATaagtttttttataatatttttttttttcaaattatgtTACTTATTTTTAACAGCTTGATAATAAAATTTCTTCAAATTATGTtacttatttttaacaacaattttttttttatgtttatggtAACAAGTGAAGAGGATATCAAACTTTGCGGTACAAAAATAAATTCATGAAAAAACATAGTTAGTTACAAAAACAAATACAAGCTAACAATGCTATTCTCATAACCTAACCAATTGGATCGAGAACCACCTACATAACCAGTCTAGGTACGCTTGAACCCCTTCGATTGACTTGGGTGATTATGGGTCGAACAGGCTGAACCAATTCGGTGGTTGAACAAACTTTTCAAGTGTAATTTGtttccctttttttttaaatattctcATTAACTACTTCAGACTACATATTTTAATTTGTTTATTAACAACGCAAATCCACACCAAAAAAATATAAAGTCTATGTGACTCTGTCTGATCGCATCATTTGTAGAAAATGGATTTGGAATTTGGATTAACTCCTTCCAAAAAATGTACTAAAAAATTGTAACTgaagtcacttattggaatttaACTTTCGTTGTTACTAGCCATGCAATTTGAACATTCCATTGGAAATCTTGAATAACAATTATATAAATACAAAGTTGGTTTATACCACTTTCTGTAAGGGAGACTGAGAATCACACATTTTTCCTCCATCGGTATCCAAATCtgcaaaaaaaaaagaagagatTAATGTGAGACTGTAGAGATGAACGGTAGAGGAAGAATCCTctatttccagctacaaaaaTGTGAGGGGTCCATATTATCTACCCTAATAATAAGGTGAACACCTCTTTATATACCATCAAGCTCAAACTCGTTTAATTTAAGCTTAATTCAAGCTTTTATGAGCCAACCTTAAGGACTGAATTGTAACTTAAAAAACAACAAACAAGCATAATCTTTCCACTCCAACTTTATGAATTGTACCACCACTGCATGACGGCGTCACGGCGGAGCCACCGCTATGTCGAAACTTCAACTGAAAGACTGCATAGAACCGCTATTAAACTTCACTCTTACTTTATCCATCGAAGAGTCCATTAACACAGGTTTATCCAATGAATTCTGCTCTAATCTCCTCAAAGAAGACGATCATGATCTCATCCAGTCATCTTCAACTTCATCTGCCGGTATCAATCTCAATCTTCTTCCACTGTTTCAATTCAATTGAGTTTAATTTCAGCTATTATTAATTCGCCCAGTTTTCTTTTGTTTGAGAACTTTTGTAACCTAGTGTTTAGGGTTCCGATGAGGAATTTGGAGAGAATTCAAAGGCCTTTGATGTTTGCATGAGTTTAGATTTTAATTAGTTGCTTCGGATTACATGAAAATTGTAATTGTTGATGGAATATTCGGTCTGGTACCACTAATATTGTCGGTTTtgccagtggcgaagcttgaaaatttccaccggggggtcggaagtcaccggacctaaaaattctatataagtaaattttttttataaaaccgaggggtcgaaaacgtatatacctaaaaaattttatacgaaacgtacatacataacactactgagcgacaAGTTCGGGGGGTCCCCCCCCCCCCGAAAGCTGCGCCCCTGGTTTTGCCCATGAGGAGCTTACGTATTTGTTTTTGGTTGGAGACTTCTCAGGTGGTCACCTCAGTGGCGAATCTTGAGATTTCCGAcggaggggtcgaaaacgtatatacccaaaaatttctatagaactgGGGGGTCGAAAgcatatatacccaaaaaattctatacgaaagcTATATACATAAAACTACTGAGCGAAAatttcggggggtcgggcgccccctccGGCCCCTTCTAACCTTCGCCCTTGGGTCACCTGTCATAGTACTACTCCCCGTGGCTGTAAAAATAGCCCGACGTTAGTCGGGTGGTGGGGCACCGGCTAGCGATTAACTGATATTGATCGAGATTGAAAAGATTGGTTTTTATCTGTAATTTTTCAAACTTATGTGTACATACAAAAGGTTTTTGAAGTTGTATATATAATTTTTCAAACTTATTCGGGTTGGATTAATAAGTATAAAATTTCAAATACTTCAAAGATTTTGACCAAATTTTGATTGATTTTGACCGAAATTTGACTTCCTTTGACCGAATATCGATGTAAACTACCGATTACCGATTAATCGCCGATGCGCCAAAACGCATTGGTGATTTAAGAGGTTTGTCTAGGGTGTTGCAGTGGGATATGCTAATATTCTCTGTATCGTTACAGTTAAACTGTAAAATTGATCAAATACAAGCCGTTTGTAGTGTGCTTAAAATTCCCGTAATTAAAATTTAATAACTCTAAGAAAAGGCTGCATGTTTTAACAATTTGCAGACGTTTTTGAAGGCGTTCCTCCATATCCTTTATACAAGTACTTATCATCAGCTTTGCTCGATACGATTTCCTCTGGGACGATACATAAAATGCATACCAATACGCCTTTGATCCATGAAGATTCTTCCTTGAAACAAAAAGAATACGAGTGGAACAACATTATTAGGGAAAAAGGATCCGATCTAATAAAAGTACGtattaataatatgtaatactgcaatattgtttatatattttgTATCAAAATTAAGATTGTATATCATAACCAGATGTTGGATACTGTTGAGTTTGAACTTCATGTTCAGGAGCCCTTTTTCTCTCAACTCAAAGGTCAAAGCTTAAACTTTGTTTCTGTATATTACTATTAGAGTAaataaagtacacggatggtccctgtggttaactAAAATTCTGGATTTAGTCCCCAGCAttttcttggttttaaaaagcgagaggcgcacaaaagcgacgaggtctaaaaccAAAACGCGAGGCGCAAAAGCAGCGGGCTTTTCGTACTCAAGGCGCAagctaattatatatattttatatatcccataggtttttagctttccttacccaaaatatagctataagtaAGGTTTTGTATGATTTTAGCTGCATGTACAAGCCAAAAAAACCCAAGGTACAACAGTTAGATGCATAAAAAAGCCTCGGGTACGAGAGGCGCACGCTTCAGGCCAAAAAAGCCCAGAAAATTCCAAAAAAGCGCGCCTTTTTAGCGCTTCTTGTAATTACTCTAGGCGCTGAGCGAAAAAGCCCTAGGGTGTGCACCTTGTTGCGCCTCGCGCTTAAGCGTGCCTcaggcgcgctttttaaaaccaagagcATTtttaaagtacatggatggtccttgtggttactggtttgtactttgtaacgcatttagtccccaacttttgccaaaaatACATGGATGGTCCCTTTCGTATGCACTTTGTATCGCATGTAGTCACTAAACGTTGGGGGACTAAGTGCGTTACTAAGTGCAAACCACAGTGAATATCTGTGTACTTTTGGCAAAAACTGgggactaaatacgttacaaagtacagatcacagggaccatccgtgttcTTTTGGAAAACTAGGgcctaaatccaaaattttggttaaccacagggaccatccgtgtactttacacTTACTATTATAATAAAAATCTGGTAGAAAAGTtatttctgtttgatttttataatTACAGACGGACATAAAACCATTGAAGGGAGGTGTGCTGGTCGTTTAAATCGGTATGACATCAAAAAAGTGGTTAGCTTACTTAAGTGTTACTTTAGTGCGTTATTCGATTAATAACACTATATTTAATCTTGCTTCTCTAATTCCCTAATGGACTTTAATCGGCAGTATTAAATCAGGATCTTTGATTCTCTTCAACAAATGTTTGTTGCTTCAAGTTGAGGTGCGTCACCACTCACCCGCAGTTTGTCTACACATTCTCCGCTATCAATTTCTCTTAATTACGTATATAAAAATTGCAGGATGTTCATTTGTATGCTTCTTTTTCTGACATGCTAGCAGCCGAGGGTCTCGCTAAAGTTCTACCAGGTGTTGATACCATCGAAGAAGGTAACGCTCTCTTATTGGCATTATgttttttagagtaaaatgtcattttcatccctgaggtttggtcggttttgcgacttttgtccaaaggtttgtttttccgcacccgggtccaaaaggtttgaaatcttgccattttcatccggctcgttaactctatccatttttctctgttaagtcagagGTATTTCCATATTTTTTTCTagcttaaagggcaatttggtctttttcattttatgttaaaagaccgaatacccctgagAAAGACCGAAttaccctttaagttaacaaaaaaaaaaaaaaaaaacggaaatacctttgacttaacggagaaacatggatggagttaacgagttggatgaaaatggcaagatttcaaaccttttggatccagatgcggaaaaacaaaccgtTGGACGAatgtcgcaaaactggccaaaccttagggacgaaaatggcattttactcatttTTTTGTGACAATACACATGCACATGTAAACAAAGTTAAATGGGACTACAATGATCCTATTTTCAGGGATCATTGTACTCTAAATGATGGTCatgtttttttgtatttttattttcaggGATACAAATTTATAGAAAGTTTTACTCGGAAGAGAGAGAAAAGTCCAATGGTGTTCTTGCTATACTTGTAAAACCGACACCACAGCTTTACGATCATCTGGCATCTATTCTTGCGGTTAGTTGCTCCAACTGTTAAATTAGTGATGGCGAAATACCTTTTTGTCACAACAAATTTGACCAAagtaaatgtattttttttacagTTATAGATTATATTCACTGCTGATGTTATGTAATATCTACCTCTTGGTGTAGGCATTGAGTTACGATGGCATTCAAAGGCTTCTGGGTATTTCACAAACTGTAGGAACGGTTTCCGATGCACTTCCCCTGCCCAGATCGACATTACTTTCGGCTTTTACATTGACACATAATCCCGATGTATGAATTATGATTAGATACTGTTTATCGTTTTTTTGTAACTTTTGCATGTTGAATGCTCATAAACTACTTTTGAAATGTTACGACGTGATTGTTCAAAGCGCGTAAATAGTTTTGGGATGAAATTTACCAAGACTTGTGACATACATTTCATGTGATCATTTTTTGATTCATTTAATCACATAAGCGGGTTTGGTTATCGGGTCAAATAAATATCCTCAGTTTTGTAAcataacaaccaaacaatcatGCATAATTACATGAGATAACGAAGATACTTATTCCTAATAACTACACCCATTGAATAACAAAAGACGAAtttgccccccccccctcccccctctTCCACCTGAAACCGTAACACATAGATCCGCAATGTATTTATTCGTATTCGTATTTATACACATAGTCTCTGCTTAGTGACAACTTAATTTCCTGTTGGCTTGAGGTTAAAGGTTCGGTTTTGAGTGATGGAGCTCGGGCTTTAGCTAAGCATGTCAACAGGAGCAACGGGAAATTTTGGGGCTCCTTCTCTGGAAATGGTAAGTATCTCCATCTATTGACTTTCTGGCATGCATTTTCCTTTGCATTTATTCCTATGCGTAGTTCTGTTTTTTAAGGATCAACTAATTGTTTTACTAATGCTTTTTAAAGAAACTTGACTCACAACCGAAGGGCTGTAAATAGgcttgtaaatgaaccgaacgttcatgaactgttcggcaggaagttcgtttatttaaATAAACGAACGGACATGAACACACGTTTTGTTCGTTTATTTAAGTTCGTGAATGTCCGTTTAAATTATAATAAATCATAAGTAGACAGTAgttatattaatataatataaacACTAAAGGGgatttctaactacttatataaaaaTAACCGATTAGTAATTGCGGTTCCTAGTAAAAAATGGGCTTTTGAATTGAACTTATCGTAATTAATCACTAATCTATATCAAAAAACTACttttttttcatttatgtttggtCAACAATGTTCATTTGGGTTTGTTATATATgataaactaggttataaccccgtgtattacacgggttggataaataaattttatatactaaataataaaacaatatatctttaaaacctcctttattgcacgggttgaataaatataatttaatatattaaataataaaagttatatctataagaaccatattgtacgggttgaataaatgtaattttatatatcaaataataaaaaagttatatttttaaaaccacgtgtattacatgggttgaataaatgtaatattgtttaccaaataataaaaaaattatatttttaaaaccctcGTTATTACAAGTCTTGAATAAagatgattttatataccaaaaaataagaaaattatattaaaaaaaactaatgagTATACTCGGTACACGATAGATATGGTGATTGTGGAGATAATTATTGAAAAGAAAATACAgtggtcaaacatgttattcaagaagcaGATAAGCAGCCATTttttgagtgataaaatataaattatatttaaaaagcCCGTAACAAATATATAAAGTAATATTGAAATTATACacaatttgtttaaaattatgtaataaaatagaTATGATAattttttaataatgaaaataaaaataaataatatattaatacaaagtttgattttagtgataaataatttggttatttaaaaatatgttaaattaacaatttaaatttaaggataatattttattagaaaaatagaagtaTTCTATTCGACATTTAAAGAagaataagatttaatattaGTTTTTGTTTATTTGGTAATCGAAAAGAATAAGAGTAAATTTGTATATTACAAATAAAAAGTATGTGTTGTTCATATGATATAGAAAAtcgaataaataatattataaatgagaagtatAGATTAAATTtaaattagagttaattacatagttagtccctgtggtttgcacaaagtaacatacttaggtactaacgTTAATACCTTAGAAGCTGATTTTAAACTCTTAGtatctaagtatgttattttgtacaaaccacagggactaactatgtaattaactctttaaattaaatactaattatctatagttaagtagaagagattaaacaaaataatatttagtagaagagttatctataattatttagaagagattaaattaaataataattatccataagatattaactAAATAATATTTCGTAGGAGGGTTATTTATAATTAATAAGAAGAGATTAAACtcaaataataattatccataagatatggcctaatatgatgacaagtgtctcaaagttggtttcttttattatatagtatagattatgtTCATAAAAGCTTGTTTGTTTACGTTGTGAAGAACATGCTCATTTTCttaatgtgttcgattatatgttcgtgttcgttcgggtCGTTTACAGGCCTAGTTGTAAAGCTCCACTGACACCATTTGGCTTGAGACGGGACGATGGGTTGGGTAATGGTTCAAAACGGAGTCCGGTTGAAACGGGTTGGGTCGACTTGGATACCATTTGGCTTGAGACGGGACAATGGGTTGGGTAATAGTTCTTTTGGTTTTTTGGAATGTATTAAATTGATCAATACTATTGTTTTCATTTAATGGTGTCCA
This genomic interval carries:
- the LOC110899817 gene encoding uncharacterized protein LOC110899817 isoform X4, giving the protein MSKLQLKDCIEPLLNFTLTLSIEESINTGLSNEFCSNLLKEDDHDLIQSSSTSSADVFEGVPPYPLYKYLSSALLDTISSGTIHKMHTNTPLIHEDSSLKQKEYEWNNIIREKGSDLIKMLDTVEFELHVQEPFFSQLKDGHKTIEGRCAGRLNRIKSGSLILFNKCLLLQVEDVHLYASFSDMLAAEGLAKVLPGVDTIEEGIQIYRKFYSEEREKSNGVLAILVKPTPQLYDHLASILAALSYDGIQRLLGISQTVGTVSDALPLPRSTLLSAFTLTHNPDVKGSVLSDGARALAKHVNRSNGKFWGSFSGNVHWIS
- the LOC110899817 gene encoding uncharacterized protein LOC110899817 isoform X1; amino-acid sequence: MSKLQLKDCIEPLLNFTLTLSIEESINTGLSNEFCSNLLKEDDHDLIQSSSTSSADVFEGVPPYPLYKYLSSALLDTISSGTIHKMHTNTPLIHEDSSLKQKEYEWNNIIREKGSDLIKMLDTVEFELHVQEPFFSQLKDGHKTIEGRCAGRLNRIKSGSLILFNKCLLLQVEDVHLYASFSDMLAAEGLAKVLPGVDTIEEGIQIYRKFYSEEREKSNGVLAILVKPTPQLYDHLASILAALSYDGIQRLLGISQTVGTVSDALPLPRSTLLSAFTLTHNPDSLLSDNLISCWLEVKGSVLSDGARALAKHVNRSNGKFWGSFSGNESHKNMLALKVINHLIDHCRWLNVHIVPPHGPVFEIRVQDGYGARWSLNPTKFIGFLEPHMEDGYARGWKH
- the LOC110899817 gene encoding uncharacterized protein LOC110899817 isoform X2 produces the protein MSKLQLKDCIEPLLNFTLTLSIEESINTGLSNEFCSNLLKEDDHDLIQSSSTSSADVFEGVPPYPLYKYLSSALLDTISSGTIHKMHTNTPLIHEDSSLKQKEYEWNNIIREKGSDLIKMLDTVEFELHVQEPFFSQLKDGHKTIEGRCAGRLNRIKSGSLILFNKCLLLQVEDVHLYASFSDMLAAEGLAKVLPGVDTIEEGIQIYRKFYSEEREKSNGVLAILVKPTPQLYDHLASILAALSYDGIQRLLGISQTVGTVSDALPLPRSTLLSAFTLTHNPDVKGSVLSDGARALAKHVNRSNGKFWGSFSGNESHKNMLALKVINHLIDHCRWLNVHIVPPHGPVFEIRVQDGYGARWSLNPTKFIGFLEPHMEDGYARGWKH
- the LOC110899817 gene encoding uncharacterized protein LOC110899817 isoform X3, with translation MSKLQLKDCIEPLLNFTLTLSIEESINTGLSNEFCSNLLKEDDHDLIQSSSTSSADVFEGVPPYPLYKYLSSALLDTISSGTIHKMHTNTPLIHEDSSLKQKEYEWNNIIREKGSDLIKMLDTVEFELHVQEPFFSQLKDGHKTIEGRCAGRLNRIKSGSLILFNKCLLLQVEDVHLYASFSDMLAAEGLAKVLPGVDTIEEGIQIYRKFYSEEREKSNGVLAILVKPTPQLYDHLASILAALSYDGIQRLLGISQTVGTVSDALPLPRSTLLSAFTLTHNPDSLLSDNLISCWLEVKGSVLSDGARALAKHVNRSNGKFWGSFSGNVHWIS